The Equus caballus isolate H_3958 breed thoroughbred chromosome 4, TB-T2T, whole genome shotgun sequence genome includes the window AGGAACGAACCATCCCTCCCAACTCCTCTGAACTTAATGGCAGAGAGGACTggcttctttctgcttctcagtgaAATTCCTTACTCATTAACTGCCATTTTACCTGCTTCTCATCACTTGGAACCAATGCTATGAACCAGAATGATTCTCTCGAATTCACTGCCACTTTATCTATCACATGAATGACATTCACCTTCTTGGATTATTTCACTTCCCTCAGAAACATCCAAAAGATCTTCTAAGACTCTTCTCTCCTCAACCAATTCTATCTTCTTCTGTCGACCGAGCACTTCTACATGGCTGTGTGAAACCTTACACTCAATACGTCCAAAACAGAAGTGTCTTTCTCAATACCAGTCACCTCCTCCCCCGTCCCTGCAATTCTGTCCCAGTCATCCACACAGTTTACGCTTAAGAGTGATCTTGACCTATTTCTACCATatccagtcctcctccttttttcaaaattttcttgcatatatttccttcctcctgcttcccACTGCCACCAGCTGGTTAGTATTTTATTGTCCTCTGCCAGATTATTAAATAGCCACCTTCTCTCATCACTCACTCCTTCCTTCAAACTGGtgtcaaaatttaaaagaccTGGCTGACACACAGGACTGCAGAATTTAACAAAAAGACAGAGGTGGTACTTGAACATACAGAAGAGCGATTGGCAAGGCAGGTATTCCAGAGAGTGAAATCAGAGAGGTAAATTAAAGCTAAGAACAAGAGGCAGAGCATGTACTATGAATCTAAGAGGTAAGAGCAGAGATGGCAGGCAACCCGAACCCAAGCTAGAAAGTATGGGGAGAATGGTTCATAAACCAAGCTGAAGAAATCTACCCAACAAGTAGTAAGGAACTAGACAAACTACGACAGGATAAGAAGCATGGATGGATTGCCAGTAGCAAGAATGGAGCTTGACGGTGAGCTAAGAATGCACTAAATATTTCCTGCGTGGCACCAGAATTGGCACCTGCAAGAGAAGATATAGGGACTCAGCAAGTTATTGATATGGACTCCTTTTACAACTGTCACTTTATTAAGTGACTAGTTGACTGATACATATGggtaagaaaaatataatttaaaaaagctAACATAAAACATTGCCAAGATTTTCAGATCATGATAAACTGTCCTCAACtacaaaaaatatctgaaaagaccaaactaaaatataaatattaggaCAAATTGAAATAAGAGGAAATTCAAGTATATGTTAAGGAAGCATTTAGACTGATAAagtaataaattaagaaaaactattttatgttttatttaaaaaatctgattttaggcccagccccagtggtccagtggttaagtctggcgcgctccacttcagcagcccaggttcgtttccctaTAACATCatctgtcagcggccatgctgaggtggcggctcacatacaaaaagaagaagattggcaacagatgtgagctcagggtgaatcttcctcagaaaaaaataactaaaaaaatttgattttataatGATATAATTCCACgaaatcagtttaaaaaattcCTAAGGCTGAACTGGATCCATAgtcttaaaaaatcatttttttgcCTTACCTTGTTCCTCCACCATCAATTGCGAGAATTCGGATTCCTCTTCCTTTCACTGGATCTACATAGCCGATTAAAGCCAAAATTTCTCTGACTGCAGCCTGAAGAGTTTCATCCTTAATTTGTCGCAATCGTAATAAACACGGAATAATTTTTTCCTAAAGTgagagaaaagatattttgttGCTTCTGTCAAATCAAGATTGAAAAcatatgattatttttaacaCACGTAGATCATCACGCATAATCAAAGTTGAAGTGTTTACTACTTTCTCAGTAATCTTAAATAATAGATTAGTTTTTGACATCTTGGtcaatatttagaatatatatttgTCCTAATATCCAGGTCAAAAATTAACCTCTATCCAAGTATTTTCTTTGAAAGGTACAATGCTTAACaattagagaaaatataatttgctTTGCACAAATTTACAAAGTATTAATTGATATAACAAAAGGTTaacattataaattttatataaaattttgtccaaatcctaaagaaaatgaaactgcTTCACAGTAATTACTGGAAATTAAActtgttattaaaagaaaaagaataaaccatCTGTGTACACTGCAGATGGGGTACAAGGATAGCTCACAGCAAAATACGGACAAATGTTAATTAATAAGTAAAACTAAGGTAGAAGGCAAAAGCTGACCATTACAACTGAAGAACTAGTTTAGACAAACCTAGGACTTCAAGATACTAAGCATTCAACTTCACACTGTTAatcagaggcaagaacttaaaccCTAGGGTTCTATGTCGAGTTTACTGAAGATTCTCCAGGTTCTGTGCACAGAAGCATCTTATCTGGTCAGTACCCCAGGTTTAAGGGAATAGTTGAGTGGCAGCTATACTTGTGCTGTGTAACCTTCAGTAAATCAAATAAGTTCCCAATGTatcattcattttgtttcttttttatgataAGTCAAATCTCAAATACTATTGttctaaattctttttcctttttttgttcccTGGCTAGTGTTAAGCTCCAAGCCCACTAGAGGAACCTGGACAAAGGTGGAGAcagaaacataaattttcatttctggtTAGGATAGAATAGTCTCTTTCCAAGAACAAttggaaaagtttgaaaaaatacagaagaaatgcCATCTGTTTAAAAGCATCAGAGCAgagccggctccgtggccaagtggttaagttcgtgcactctgctgcagcggcccagggttttgctggttcagatcctgggggtagacatggcaccgctcgtcaggccacgttgaggtggtgtcccacatgccacaactagaaggacctgcaactaagatattcAACTATGTTTAccagggaggatttggggagataaagcagaaaaaaaaaaaaaaagattggcaacagttgttagctcaggtgccaatctttaaaaaataaaataaaataaaataaataaaagcattagAGCTGCTGACACACTCAGGATATGAGGGGGCTAAGAATCTGgagagggtggggctggcccggtggtgcagcagttaagtgtgcatgtctcgcttctccgtggcccggggttagccggttcggatcccaggtacagacatggcaccagttggcaagccaggctgtgggaggcatcccacatataaagtagaggaaggtgggcatggatgttagctcagggccagtcctcctcagtaaagagaggaggtttggcagcagttagttcagggctaatcttcctcaaaaaaaaaaaaaaagaatctggagAGGAGATAATTGCTAGGAAGTGGGCTCATAAACTATAGCTTTTCCTCCCTTGAGGCACTGGCTGATTTGGGGGAGAAACAAAGAATTGAGAAAAgcatcattccatttatataacacgCAAAAAGGGGCACAACTAATCTACACTGCCAGAAATCAGGGGAACTCGTCAATTCTTTTGGAGACAGTGACTAGCAGGGGGCATAAAGGTGCTTTTGGAGTGCTAGTAACATTCTATTTCTTATACTGGGTGCTGGTTATACAGATGTGTTCAACTTCTGAAAATTCATGGAGCTGTATACTTATGATATGTATGCTTTTCTGTATATGATATctttataaaaagttaaaagacacaTGAATCAGCTCAGAGGGGCCCCTACAAGTCAAAGTTGAGACAAATTTCACCATTTAGAAAAAAGAGAGGTGAAAAAAAGATTACAGAAATGCAATTTATGAAAAActatgagttcataatgatagtaaaaaaaaaaaaaaaggatgccaAAAATTCATGTCACCATTGAGGTAGCTTTTAAAGCAACACTTTACTTTGAAAACCGATGGCTATGTAGAAAGAAATTAAgcatttctcttgcttttcctgtCAAATTGGTCTTTGAGAGTAACCGAATAGCTTTAGTTGGTGAAGGAAAGCTCTACGCTTACAGAAGAACATCAATGAGAAATTTATCATTCCAGAACCTTAATGAAAAGATTAGCTCTGGAAACAGGCTGACAGTTGATGGGATAATGGTTCTAGACTAACTGTCCAACAACAAGATCAGACTGTCATTTCCCTAATCTAGTGGTCAACCTTAGCATTACTAATGGTTGATTCAGCCAATTATATATCTTCTGATACGATGCAATATGAGGCACATGACATCATCTACAATgctctaaaaagaaaatgtttaacaCAAACAGGCCTTTACATTTAAATTCCAGTgttcaggaaataaaaaaggaaagaggaatacATCAAATAACACCAATGAGGAGGAAGCCAGATAAATCCAGAAAGCAAGCCACTCTACAAGATAGCCAGTCTGGTCTCTTCAATTAGTCAGCTTTGAAGATGTGGGTAAGAAAGGACTAGGCCACACTATAAATGACTTAGAGAAAATAACCAGGTGAAATGTACGGTCTAGACAGGACCCTCAATTGGATCCAATCAGTTATATAgagaacattttcaaaatgggTATAGGATGagataaaaatttacaaaaaacagGTTACAAAACAGTACATACAGAATGACTTTCTTTTGGgggagacatatatatatatctatatatatcatatatagatatatatatatcagacaaTTTCTGGAGGAATACCCTGGAAGACATTACTAATGTTCACCAATATCCAGTTTGCTTCCCCTTCTAAGCACACAAAGTATTTCTCAGGCCAACGTAACTGGGCAGGACAAGTAAGTCGTGAGGAGAAGAAACCTGTGACACTTTCTGTTGAAACATTCTCTCACCCTGCTACAGCCATTATGGAGAGGGCCTCACACTGAGATTTAGGGAACAAGATCAAAGCAGCCACCACAAGAAGGTTCACTGTCCTGGAAAGTCACCCAAACCCACAGGCGACTTTGCATGAGTGACAAACTTctctgttaagccactgagattttggtaTTGTTTGTTATGAAAGCTTAACTGAGCTTAATCTGACTAACACAAATAGACACTAATACATTACAATGGCAATCTCAAGGTAGTAGaaatatgtcatttttattttcgcttttctttttttctaattttctacaatGTCCACAtgctgctctttttttttaaataataaaaagttacttttttatttaaaaaaatagtgaaaggAGACTACCTTCACAACCAACAATGAAAACAATCATCAAAGGCAATTTCCTAGATGCAGCTGCCACAAATCAGCACACAAAATACACATAAACGAAAGAGACCAGCTTCTTTTAGGGCACTAGATATCAAAGACAACTCCCTAGGCGTGGCCACCATAAAAATGGTActcacagaaaaaagtaaaactcatGCAGATGTTTTATAACAaacaactgttaacatttttaaaaagctcaattCTTGCCAATAATGAAAAATTTAGTTGGGAAAGTTCACATAAGAGCGTACATGCTAACATATCATAAGCAATTATCAAGTTCATTGTTTTTGAGAGGCTTATTATTTAGTGGAAGGCTGAGAACTTTCTTCAGGCTATCTAGATTTTCCTTCATAACTGATCTAAATATACATTCCTATATCACAATTCTCCTTGGTATTGCAGAGTCCTTAGGTTTGTGGGATCAGTTATGCAAAATAAGAAAGTCCTCAATGTTTGTATTAGCAAGACTATTCATAATAGACTAAAACTGAAAACTACCCAGAAATCCATCAATAGTACAATCAATAAACAGTGATAAATTCATACCATGGAACACAAAAGCACTAAGaaagaatgatctacaactacccacaacaatgtgaatgatTCCTCCTCATTGAGTGttgagtggaagaagccaatcatcataatttatataatatacaaaaacAGGTAAAACTAGCCTGTGTCTCCTTTTTTGGGAGACTCAGACTCAAAGACAGCACAAGGGAAGCTTCTGAAGTGCTGGGAAATTCtgttcttgatctgggtgctggttacatgcatgtgttcaatttgtgaaaattcattgaacttTATACCTAAAACTGCATATGtattataattcaataaaacatttttaaaacgtTCGTTAAAGTATGCAATTCTATTTTAGGTCTCTGCTTTCAGTATATCATTGAAATGTTAAATGGACTTAAAAGCATATCtatatttggaaaatttattttttaggtaaGAAATCacacatatatgaaatataatcCAAAATTTTATGAACATGAAATTATAAAGTTTAACTATTATAATGAATGAATTACACAACATAAAACTACAGAAGGGTACATTATCTAAAGACAGGTAATTTTTCAGCAAGATGGTTGTCAAAAGTGGAATAAACGTAAACTAAGTTAATGTACAATTTTCTGAATGGCAAGTTTAAAATAAGCACTAAAAGCTCTCTAATCAAATGCTAACATCATCTATATTCATTAtatgatattttcaaattattcattaaatattacAAATACTTGTAGTACAGACGTAAAGAGACACAACCACATCGATCATATTTTATGGTATTTCTGTCAAAGTAGTCTCTTTAAATGGCTCTAAAATATCTTCcctattttaaatatgaaaaaacagaGGCAAAACAAACCTAATTGTTTTATTAACATGATCACCAATTCAATTATCGATAAGgtcattaaaatttttcctttcaaatacaaaagatcatgaaataaaaattagcaaTAGTTTTGCTTATGAATTACATGTCCTGTCTTCAAAGAGTAATACCATAGTATAAATATCTACATTGAATTTAAGAAAAACTTGGCAGCTACAAGGCAATTCAACTGATATACTGAGATTtagcttctattttaaaatgtttaatctcAAAGCATAGATACTAGTACTAATAGCATAATTTATATCATAGAATAAAAGGGAGCATTTAACATAATGTATATCATAGAATAAACGGGGCAATTACTGACTATATAACAGATTACAtgtatgataaaaatatttacataaaaaaatgaaaggcatTGTCTTCTCCATTTTAGAAggttcattattatttttattccaagaCAAAACCAGATTAAATAAATCAGAATTACCTTGACAGCTActccttttccttctggaaatTCTAGAAGATGAAAGGTCAGTTCTTCAACCCTATTAATGCAGAGCTTTGGGTCAGTTGTTCTTCTCAATGCCTGAACTAATGCCCGGGTTCTGTTATCAATACTCACTCTTGCAATAATCTACAACGgcatataaaaatgtatgtattagAATATGAAATTGCTCTAGTAATACTAACAAATGATTAAAGCTTCTTAGGTCCCATTAGGAAATGAAACTTATAAATCTGACGAAAATTAAACCTTAAAACCACACTGAATAACTTGCCTTTTCCCGCTGAAGAGACAAACGCTTTTTCTCCTCTGCATTTTTGTCTTTGCTGACAGCCTGCTCAGCTTTCCCAGCCTCTTCCTGTTCTTCTGACTGACTCTTGGAATTGTACTTTAACTTGGGGACGAGTCCACCAATATAACCACCTACTAAAGCTTGTACACCTTCAGTGGGACGAGAAAGAAAGTTAGCAATACTCTGTTTAGCAGAAACTGGAAGAACCTCAGGTGTCCCACTGGGACTTGAGGGCTTGTCCACAGTATGTAAAGAAGATTCTGAGTCTTGCTTCTCATCAGTCAGGACACCAGAATCTGGAGAACTGGATTTCTCGTCTTCAAGTTCTGAGTTGTCCtggaaatgtttattttcctttttttgagacATTTTCTCCTCACGTTTGAAGTATGAATTAATATGATTTGATAAGAAGTAGAATGACTCTCCAAATTTTGTGGTTATACTAGTTGAGTAATGAAAAAGGCTTTGTTTATCtatatctttatctttatctataatgtgacttttcttttctggaaacgaactcttttcttctgatttgtcactatatcttttcaaagatttAATGGCTTGTCGAACGTTTTTCTGTTTTAACCAGACACTATCTGATACTTTTCTTAATATTCGAGAACTTGGCTTAAATTGAGCTAAACATGAGATCATTTCATTCTGCTTACCAAAAAGAGCCTTTGAAACAGAGTTCAAAGTACTTTTAATACGGGACATACGAATGCTCACTTTTGTAAGTCCCCTGGGAGCAGAGGTGCTAAGTTTCAAAATTCCAGTATGTACACCATGGTCGCTAGGAGAGTAACAGTGCTTACTGCAAGAGTGTGCTTCACTTTTGGTCCATTTACATCTTACTTTGCTTGTGTGAAAGGCTCTTTGCAGACTGATGTGGCTTATGCTCCAGTAATGTTCAGGTGAGCACAAGAAATGCAGTTGCTTGCTCCTTTGCTTCCCATAAAGACTTCTTGCATTACTAAGgaggtaaatatatatatctacagTCAAATTAATAGACATAACTTTAAACgcatttattttctatatgttaTGACTCTCACGTCAGTCCTCAATGCTTCATTTAAGAAATGCCATAATTCATGGTCTCACCtgaaatgggaggaaaaaaaaattagaattcaaGGTAAAATTGAAATTGGGCATAAGACAAAATACATTACTACTTGAACTAAACTGAGCAACTTGTCTCAAAAGAAGATAGAATAATACGTTTCCATTATGGCTGATATAGATTTGAACTTTTAAGTGAATAGAAAATAATTCACCTTGCAGTACAGAACTCAGTGAAAAGAAAGTGAGTAGCACGATGTCTCATGAGAAGTAATTTAGGGAAGCTACCCAACAGATGAGTTTTCCTACAACACATAACCGAACATCCATTTTAGATACTAtgctgtttttcttcctcattgttAAAGCCTTGACTAGTTTATATAACATCAGACTTGAAGTTCTTTGAAGACAAGAGTCAGGTCTTATACTTCATTCACTGCAAAccatttatagaatatttaatCTACATTAAACATGGTGCTAGACGCGGAAACCACAAAGAGAAACGGATACTGAGGAACTTTCAGTCCTAGAGCTGGAGAGAACCACGTAAAGATTTCACTATCTTCtagtaatacatatttattaaatcaaGGAAGTCAATtggtaaaaatgtaaatgattgaTAATATCTAGTATTGATAATGGGCTGGGGAAATGGGACACAGATGGTTAATTGACAGTatctaatgaaattttaaatgctatctatcaaaattttaaaggtaCATATTCTTTGATCAGCAATTCCACCATtaagaatttatcctacagaaataCTTGCAAAAGAGTGCTAGGGTATATACACACATTCCCTGCCTCACCGCTTGAAATaacaaaacactgaaaaacaaTGCTAAATGCCTTCTAGCAAaggatggttaaataaattatggttcaGACACACAATGGAAGAAGTTACCACATAATATTATGTAGCAATTAAACTAGCAGAACTGGGTGATCTGCATATATTGCCATATCCTTCATACAcagcacagagaaaaaggcaagCTGCAATGCTATATGCACTATACACCCATGAAGAGACAGAGATGTTGAAATGCAGATATCAtatgataaaagaaaacaaaaactatatgTGCAGTTTAAATCTTtggctacacacacacatatacagaaaaagagacaaagggaTTCTGAAAGGATAAGaaccagtttattttttattgtgaactgAGGAGTGGGATCAAGGAGAATGAGGAGAAgagcttttacttttatttttgtcttgtgaATTACTTACAATGAGCaggtattacttttgtaattagaGAAAGCAAACAATTTAAAGCACTTTAACAGATGGTGCCATGTTAATGGAAGACACAAAGTGAGAGCAGACATCCGGGTAAGTCCAAAAAAAGATGCTAAAAACTGGGCaaagttaaaaaggaaatcatCACAGGGAAAAGATGAGAGGGGAAGGCGAGAAAtctaaataatggaaaaaaatagacacaAGTAAACACAAAAAGAGCAAAAATTGCAAGTAGTCTAGTTTTCCTCCAGGACCTGGAAAGAATAATAAGGGAAAGGTAGAAAATAATATTGTAAAGATAGTTTGGGCCAGATTATGAAGGGTCTTGTAAATCTTGTCAAGGAAATTAAAACTCAAActcatcaataaaatattttaagcaaaggaATGACATTAGAAAGATGATTCCAGCAGATCACTGACAGAATGGAGCAATGGGACAAGCCTGAGAAAGACAGAAACCTAGAACCTATTGTGGCTGTCCAGAAGAGGAGAGTCTGAACCAAAATCTCTCTATACTGCATGTGCacctattattttcaaatatcgGATTgtacagaggagaggagagaaaagaaacaaacatatcTGTCTTCCTGGCTCTTCTGAACTCCTCAGGACTTGCAGTCAACTTAACAAGCTGAATTAACATAAAAGCACCACAATCCCCAACACAGAAATACTTGATGAAATACAATTAAAGTACTTGTGGATAAAGAGCCATGCTCAAAACCAATAACggactcctacaactcaacaaaaaatcaaataacacattaaaaaatgggcaaaggacttgactagacatttctccaaagatgatacacAAATGGCAAAAAAGCGTatgaaaaagatgctcaacatcactgatctttagaaaaatgcaaatcaaaaccaaatgaggtatcacctcacactcatcaggatggctattatcaaaaaaatagaaaataagtgttgacagagatgtggagaagttggaacccttcagcactgttggtgggactgtaaaatggtgtAGGCAAAGAGTAcggtggttcctcaaaatattaaaaatagaactaccatatgatccagcaatcctccttctgggtatacatccaaaggaattGAAGAGTTATCTCCACActtgtgttcacagcagcactattcacaagagcagaggtggaaacaacccaaatgtccaagaCAGATGAACAAACaacatgtggtatatacacacaacggagtattatgcagccttaaaaaggagggaaatcctgtcacatgctacaacatggatgaaccttaagcaccttaagtgacataagccaggCAGCATAGTCAATGCATAgatatagaaagtagaatggtggttacaaGAGGCTGGGGGAATGGGGCAAAGGAAAATTgttgtttaatgtgtacagagctTCAGTTCCGCAAAATGAAGAAGtactggagatctgtttcacaacaatgtaaaGGTACTTAATGCTACTAAActatacaattaaaaatggttaagacggtaaattttatgttttctaccacaacaacaaaaaaaaccaacacaaCAGTGGGAAATGCACAGTTGAAGAGGAATCACAGGCCTGGATCTGCAGTCACATTTTCTTGCTAGTGCAGACACCAAGCAAACGGAAACTAGTCAGCGTGCTAAACCCCAGGGGGCCTCGGCAGAGTCAACTCAACTGCCATGTAAGGACTCTTCCAAAGCTTAGGGCAAGTGGGACTCCCGCTCTAAGCAACCACCATTGAAGATTAACTCACAAAGGTTACAAAACCAGCAAGGCAATGAACCCTCACCTCCAGTGCCAGCAAATATGGCCAACAGGAAAATGTGTAACCAAGGTTtagaaataataggaaaaaattaagTAGGTTTAAAATGTTCAATGTTATAACAGAGGGAACAAAaataaagaggcaaaaataaaaactttccagtGAACAGGAAGagcaaaattttagaaatgataacTCCAGCTACATGCTAGTTACTAGACACACCTATAATATAATGACAAAGAATGGCTGAAAATAAAGGAGTGGGCAAAAGGATATGCCAGGCCCacaccaaacaaaagaaaacaaaggcactTTAAGGCAAATTTAAGGCAAAAGCACTAGATAAGGATTAAAAAAGGACAGTATATAATAGTAAAAggaataatttatttacttagtaAACTTCAGGAAGTCTTCTAGGCCTTGGAGAACAAGACAATCTattagcaaataaacaaataactaatATAACGTATACTATGAGTCAAAAAGtgtcatgaagaaaaacaaagtggagGTTAGGGAGGAAGGGCACAAGAGTGCTATTTTAGTCGAAGCGGTCAGGAGAAGAACTGAGTTGACATTTTACTggagacctgaatgaagtgaggaAGCAAAGTATTAAAAAGTATCTGGGGAAAAAGCCTTCAAGGCGGAGGAAAAAGCAACCAAGACTTTGGAGGCAGGAATGAGCTTTGTCTATTCAGGAACATCAAGAAGAACAAGGTGGGTGAAGGCAAGTAAGAAATGGGAACAACGGTAGAGACGGGCCCAAGAGTCAAGCAGAAGCCAGAGCTACATAGGCCTCCACTGCGGTAAGGAGTCTGCACTGTTTCTTTCCAACAAGATACAACCCTCAAGACCAATTATGAATACATCTATCAACTTGGCATTGAAATATAGAATATAAAgccaaaaaaaggggaaaaaattacaaGACTAGACAATTTCGTGATCCTAATATTTTAATACACCTCTCTAGAAACTAATATTGTCAAACAAGAATTACTAAATA containing:
- the PNPLA8 gene encoding calcium-independent phospholipase A2-gamma isoform X1 — encoded protein: MSINLTVDIYIYLLSNARSLYGKQRSKQLHFLCSPEHYWSISHISLQRAFHTSKVRCKWTKSEAHSCSKHCYSPSDHGVHTGILKLSTSAPRGLTKVSIRMSRIKSTLNSVSKALFGKQNEMISCLAQFKPSSRILRKVSDSVWLKQKNVRQAIKSLKRYSDKSEEKSSFPEKKSHIIDKDKDIDKQSLFHYSTSITTKFGESFYFLSNHINSYFKREEKMSQKKENKHFQDNSELEDEKSSSPDSGVLTDEKQDSESSLHTVDKPSSPSGTPEVLPVSAKQSIANFLSRPTEGVQALVGGYIGGLVPKLKYNSKSQSEEQEEAGKAEQAVSKDKNAEEKKRLSLQREKIIARVSIDNRTRALVQALRRTTDPKLCINRVEELTFHLLEFPEGKGVAVKEKIIPCLLRLRQIKDETLQAAVREILALIGYVDPVKGRGIRILAIDGGGTRGVVALQTLRKLVELTQKPVHQLFDYICGVSTGAILAFMLGLFHMPLDECEELYRKLGSDVFSQNVIVGTVKMSWSHAFYDSQTWENILKDRMGSSLMIETARNPTCPKVAAVSTIVNRGITPKAFVFRNYGHFPGINSHYLGGCQYKMWQAIRASSAAPGYFEEYALGNDLHQDGGLLLNNPSALAMHECKCLWPDVPLECIVSLGTGRYESDVRNAVTYTSLKTKLSNVINSATDTEEVHIMLDGLLPPDTYFRFNPVMCENIPLDESRNEKLDQLQLEGLKYIERNEEKMKKLAKILSQEKTTLQKINDWIKLKTDMYEGLPFFSKL
- the PNPLA8 gene encoding calcium-independent phospholipase A2-gamma isoform X3 produces the protein MSINLTVDIYIYLLSNARSLYGKQRSKQLHFLCSPEHYWSISHISLQRAFHTSKVRCKWTKSEAHSCSKHCYSPSDHGVHTGILKLSTSAPRGLTKVSIRMSRIKSTLNSVSKALFGKQNEMISCLAQFKPSSRILRKVSDSVWLKQKNVRQAIKSLKRYSDKSEEKSSFPEKKSHIIDKDKDIDKQSLFHYSTSITTKFGESFYFLSNHINSYFKREEKMSQKKENKHFQDNSELEDEKSSSPDSGVLTDEKQDSESSLHTVDKPSSPSGTPEVLPVSAKQSIANFLSRPTEGVQALVGGYIGGLVPKLKYNSKSQSEEQEEAGKAEQAVSKDKNAEEKKRLSLQREKIIARVSIDNRTRALVQALRRTTDPKLCINRVEELTFHLLEFPEGKGVAVKEKIIPCLLRLRQIKDETLQAAVREILALIGYVDPVKGRGIRILAIDGGGTRGVVALQTLRKLVELTQKPVHQLFDYICGVSTGAILAFMLGLFHMPLDECEELYRKLGSDVFSQNVIVGTVKMSWSHAFYDSQTWENILKDRMGSSLMIETARNPTCPKVAAVSTIVNRGITPKAFVFRNYGHFPGINSHYLGGCQYKMWQAIRASSAAPGYFEEYALGNDLHQDGGLLLNNPSALAMHECKCLWPDVPLECIVSLGTGRYESDVRNAVTYTSLKTKLSNVINSATDTEEANNMRTNPHHCVRQPNSSLLCYLSICHVNPYIMFRFVKKSEKKVTEVTNCAGRAL
- the PNPLA8 gene encoding calcium-independent phospholipase A2-gamma isoform X4, which codes for MSINLTVDIYIYLLSNARSLYGKQRSKQLHFLCSPEHYWSISHISLQRAFHTSKVRCKWTKSEAHSCSKHCYSPSDHGVHTGILKLSTSAPRGLTKVSIRMSRIKSTLNSVSKALFGKQNEMISCLAQFKPSSRILRKVSDSVWLKQKNVRQAIKSLKRYSDKSEEKSSFPEKKSHIIDKDKDIDKQSLFHYSTSITTKFGESFYFLSNHINSYFKREEKMSQKKENKHFQDNSELEDEKSSSPDSGVLTDEKQDSESSLHTVDKPSSPSGTPEVLPVSAKQSIANFLSRPTEGVQALVGGYIGGLVPKLKYNSKSQSEEQEEAGKAEQAVSKDKNAEEKKRLSLQREKIIARVSIDNRTRALVQALRRTTDPKLCINRVEELTFHLLEFPEGKGVAVKEKIIPCLLRLRQIKDETLQAAVREILALIGYVDPVKGRGIRILAIDGGGTRGVVALQTLRKLVELTQKPVHQLFDYICGVSTGAILAFMLGLFHMPLDECEELYRKLGSDVFSQNVIVGTVKMSWSHAFYDSQTWENILKDRMGSSLMIETARNPTCPKVAAVSTIVNRGITPKAFVFRNYGHFPGINSHYLGGCQYKMWQAIRASSAAPGYFEEYALGNDLHQDGGLLLNNPSALAMHECKCLWPDVPLECIVSLGTGRYESDVRNAVTYTSLKTKLSNVINSATDTEEANNMRTNPHHCVRQPNSSLLCYLSICHVNPYIMFRFVKKSEKKK
- the PNPLA8 gene encoding calcium-independent phospholipase A2-gamma isoform X2 is translated as MSINLTVDIYIYLLSNARSLYGKQRSKQLHFLCSPEHYWSISHISLQRAFHTSKVRCKWTKSEAHSCSKHCYSPSDHGVHTGILKLSTSAPRGLTKVSIRMSRIKSTLNSVSKALFGKQNEMISCLAQFKPSSRILRKVSDSVWLKQKNVRQAIKSLKRYSDKSEEKSSFPEKKSHIIDKDKDIDKQSLFHYSTSITTKFGESFYFLSNHINSYFKREEKMSQKKENKHFQDNSELEDEKSSSPDSGVLTDEKQDSESSLHTVDKPSSPSGTPEVLPVSAKQSIANFLSRPTEGVQALVGGYIGGLVPKLKYNSKSQSEEQEEAGKAEQAVSKDKNAEEKKRLSLQREKIIARVSIDNRTRALVQALRRTTDPKLCINRVEELTFHLLEFPEGKGVAVKEKIIPCLLRLRQIKDETLQAAVREILALIGYVDPVKGRGIRILAIDGGGTRGVVALQTLRKLVELTQKPVHQLFDYICGVSTGAILAFMLGLFHMPLDECEELYRKLGSDVFSQNVIVGTVKMSWSHAFYDSQTWENILKDRMGSSLMIETARNPTCPKVAAVSTIVNRGITPKAFVFRNYGHFPGINSHYLGGCQYKMWQAIRASSAAPGYFEEYALGNDLHQDGGLLLNNPSALAMHECKCLWPDVPLECIVSLGTGRYESDVRNAVTYTSLKTKLSNVINSATDTEDSIL